In Eulemur rufifrons isolate Redbay chromosome 2, OSU_ERuf_1, whole genome shotgun sequence, the sequence cccattactgggcatatacccaaaggaacaaaggtcattctataacaaagacacatgtacctgaatgtttatagcagcacatcacaattgcaaagatgaggaaacaacacaagtgcccatcaattcatgaatggattagcaaaatgttgtatatgtataccatggagtattactcagctataagaaataatggagatacgacatctctatggttctcctggagggAGTTGGAACCcgttctattaagtgaagtatcccaagaatggaaaaacaagcacacatgtactcaccaaaaaattggtttccctgatcatcaactgaattcacatctgggaatgataccaatcagatatcagactgaggtggggggttgggggaggggatgggtgtatgcctacatgatgagtgtgttgcgcaccgtctggggaatggtcacacttgaaggtgctgactcggggaggggggtgtgaggagtggatgggtatatacctccatgatgagtgcaatgcgcactgtctggggaacggacacgcctggagctttgacttggggggacaggcggtatatgggcaacatatgtaacctgaacttttgtatcccccataataagctgaaataaaaaaaatgataatggaaaaattaaacatcCACATGCAacaaaatgaagttggacccctaatccaaatcacacacatacagaaatagtaaaaatggattatatacctaaatgtaagacatgaaactgcaaaatttttgggaaaaatattAGAGCACCTTTTTGTGATCTTGAgtttgggaaagatttttttagatattacaccaaaagcacaaccaagaaaagaaaaaaaaaataatcaattataccttatcaaattaaaaatattatttgaacataataaatattaaaggaaaaattccttattgagagaaaatattttaaattatatatcagTTTAAGATCTAGTAGAATCTCTTACAAGttagtaataaaaaagtttaccaattaaaaatggacaaagtatttaaatagacatttttcctaagatgtaaaaattttaatgtataatacGGTCAACAtattattcattagggaaatgaaaatcaaaccacaataataaaataatcaacacaCACTAGAATGGTTATACGCAATACAGGAGTTCAGAGCATCTTATTAGAATGTGTTTCCTAAAGGGTGGGTGTGCCTTACTAAATTTTACTGAACTTCTGTTGCCCTTGGCACAGTGTGGTGTACATGAtttaacataataaatgctcCCTGGTTAAATTCATGAATATCTGGAATGTCCAGGTTTGACTCTCTCAGAGTTAGGCTCTTTTTTCACCAGCCCAGCCAGAATTCTGCCCGGCCAGAGTTAAAATGCTTGTGGTTGTCACCTAAGGTGGCAGAGGGTTTCCAATATATATGAGATAAGTGTCTTCTAGAGAATTTCTCCTCAACAGAGATCCCTGTTCAGAATGCTAATAAATGCTTCTTGTGCCAACTTGCACCTCCTGATATTATCAATGATCTCCATTATGAGGtggtcagaagaagaaaaggggctTTGAGACTCCCTCATTTATTCACCCTGCACCAGGTGCACTGGTCGGCCCACCATATGGTACTGAAAATGACCAAGTGGTCCCTGATCCCCTTCCAGGAGCCCAGAGTCTGAGGACAGCTGGATTAAAGCAAGgacatgtgaaagaaaaaagcaagtgctGTATTGAAAATCACGTAGGATGttgggaaggagggctggggagtaACTGCATGCAGGGACCCAAATGCCTCACTAAGGTGACACTTATGCTGTAACCAGAATGACAACAGGTAGCCAGCCCTGCACAAGTCTGGGAACAGTGTGTCAAGGAGAAGCCACCCCTGGTACAGAGACTTACAGGTAGATGTAGCTGTGGGAGAGATTAGAAAGGGGCCAGTGGGGCTGGAAGGGGCCTGGggaagagaggagcagagggagggaggatccTGGGGCGTGAGACATGAGGGGAGTGACCTGCTTCTCTCTGACAACACTGCCCCAAGACATAGTACTTTTAAACAACTACTTAATATCTCATAATTCGTGTGGACAAGAATCTGGGCACAGTATAGAGGGGAGCCTCTGCCTCAAGGTCTCTTGTGAGGCTGGGCTGTGTTCTCAGCTGAAGCTGGATTGGGGGAGGATCAGtttccaagctcactcatgtgGGTATTGGCAGGATTCAGAGTAGACAAAGATCCTGGGCTCCCCCCCGTCTGCTGGCCTGGACACTTCCTCAGTTCTCTGCCATGTGGGGCTTACCACAGGGCAGCTCATAGCCTCAGAGCTTGCCTCCTCAGTTTCAGGAAtacaatagagaaagagaaagacagggacagagagagattgAGGAAGGGAACAAAGGACAGAGTGAGTAGGaggtaaatgaaaactttttggtAATAAAATCTTAGAAGTTACAATAGACTAACTGCCTCCCATAACttgtatgttgaaattttaacccCCAACATAATGTACCCCGCCTCCCATGGGTGTTaatatctttttgattttttgctaATCTGGTGTCTGTGTGGCAAATGAAATGATTGTTCCTTTCATTTCCAGGTTTCCAAATGATACTTGTGAGTCACCTGTGGGTTGTTTAATATCTAACTTGAGTTTTGTCTTCCTTGAGTCATCTGTGCAGATCCTTGGCCCTGTGATGGGCTTTTTCTCATGCTGGAGTCTCCTGCCATTTTCCCCATTGCCAGCTTAGGATTATTGTAGCTGTTTCTTAAGGATCCCTTTATTGCAAAATAAAGGGAAGCAATCACGTTTCTTTAAGTCAAAATGTTTCTTCTAGAGTGTCTTTTGCTGTGCATTGTAcctaaaatgtgaagaaaatgaggcttcccCAGGCCCTTCCCCTCCATGTCAAAAGCAGATAGAGCCTCTGGTAGCATAGAAGGAATTTCATGCAGCCCTCACTGCACAAGATTCTTTATTCTGATCTGTGGGCTGGTGAGCAGCTGGCTGCAAATGGGGAGTCACTCACACTGGACACCATAAGGAGGTCATGTCCACAGAATGTGAGATGTGATGCCCTCCTAAAGCCTATGCTTTTCCACCcctgtaataaaaatttttttgaggacTCAGTGGAATGATGGTTTTCATACATACAGGCTATTAATGCAGGTGGATGCTATTGCTTTACAGCTGAAAGAACATCATGGAAATTCCATGAAGGTATTTTACTGGTGCAGGTCCTTGGGCTCACTATGCaatagaaattagccagaggctggaagagagCCACAAGCAAGGCTTTATTGGGGCTTATGTTCAACATAAGTGAGGCAGCACAGAGGAAATGTTCTCTTGCTAAGTCCCCAAGGGAAGTTCAAGGAGAGTTTTAAAGATGCTTAGGTGGGAAAAGGATGGTGTGTGAGGAGGTAAAAGTGAAGATTTTCTTGTGCCTCTGTAGCTCTATTACATGCTTCTTCTTCCATTGTATGTCCCATTAACATGTTAAATCTCCAACCCTGGGTGTGATTTTTAGCATTCAAGTAGGAATAAAATGAGTTACAATCAAGGCAAGTTCAGTGTGGGGGTCCTGTTTGGCTTGAGGAGGTTAGATCTGGATATATCTGGTTCCTTTGCAGAGAGGTTCTTCATCTAATGTCAGCATCTTGTTTCAGTGGTCTCGAAAAAAACTTTACCCAAGACACAGATTATTCAGCCTCTCTCCATACATGGGTATGGGCTGAGTTCTCGTGGCCACCCCTGTCATGTCAAGTAATATGCAAACAGTTATTAAAGGATGTGCCACATTGTTTACAGTTGTAGGATTTCTCTCAGTATGAATTCTCTCATGTATAGTAAGGTAAGAGCActggtaaaggctttgccacatcaTTCACATTTGTAcgatttctctccagtatgaattgtctTATGTTTGGTCAGGGTTGAATGCTGGATAAaaactttgccacattcttcacatttgtagggtttctctccgatatgaattctcttatgtctgGTCAGGTTTGAAagctggataaaagctttgccacattcttcacatttgtagggtttctctccagtatgaattatcTTATGTTTGGTAAGCATTGAACACCAGTTAAagcttttgccacattcttcacatttgtagggtttctctctggtatgaattctcttatgtgcgGTCAGGTTTGAAagctggataaaagctttgccacattcttcacatttgtagggtttttctccagtatgaatctTCCTATGTGTGGTCAGGTTTGAACACTTGGTAAAATCTTTGccacattttttacatttgtaaggtttctctccagtatgaattctcttatgtgtggtcaggtaTGAACGCTTGATAAaatctttgccacattcttcacatttgtagggtttctctccagtatgaattctcttatgtgtggtcaggtttgAACGCTTGATAAaatctttgccacattcttcacatttgtagggtttctctccagtatgaattctcttatgtttggtaAGCATTGAACACCAGTtaaaggttttgccacattcttcacatttgtagggattctctctggtatgaattctcttatgtgtggtcaggtttgaaagttggataaaagctttgccacattcttcacatttgtagggtttctctccagtatgaattgtctTATGTCTGGTCAGGTGTGAACGCCTGATAAAatctttgccacatttttcacatttgtaaggtttctctccagtatgaattcttttatgtgtgGTCAGGATTGAACACCAGTtgaaagctttgccacattcttcacatttgtagggtttctctcctgtatgaattcttttatgttcagtaagatgtgagcagtgggtaaaggctttgccacattcttcacattggtagggtttctctccagtatgaattctcttatgtgtggtcaggcATGAAGGCTGgctaaaagctttgccacattctgcacatttgtagggtttctctccagtatg encodes:
- the LOC138380934 gene encoding zinc finger protein 737-like — its product is MTRVERLAGHQAVGLRSATRQKKKTIPHLEMPTTVWEDLLADYRRRPVVTQATPLVPEFSILWNYTHELKAVALDMVFAPLIFMDVAIEFSLEEWECLDPAQQNLYRDVMLENYTNLVSVGLAVSKPDLITCLEQRKETWKATKYIAVAKYPALSSHYTQDHFPGKSLKDSFQKVLLRNYEGSGLHNLSLRKDWETVGACQVQEECHNGCNQFSTASHCKVVKCNKCLKVFRKLSKRNRHKIRHTSSHAGGNPYKCAECGKAFNQHSYLTKHKRIHTREKPYKCEECGKAFHWCSILTRHKRIHTGEKPYKCAECGKAFSQPSCLTTHKRIHTGEKPYQCEECGKAFTHCSHLTEHKRIHTGEKPYKCEECGKAFNWCSILTTHKRIHTGEKPYKCEKCGKDFIRRSHLTRHKTIHTGEKPYKCEECGKAFIQLSNLTTHKRIHTRENPYKCEECGKTFNWCSMLTKHKRIHTGEKPYKCEECGKDFIKRSNLTTHKRIHTGEKPYKCEECGKDFIKRSYLTTHKRIHTGEKPYKCKKCGKDFTKCSNLTTHRKIHTGEKPYKCEECGKAFIQLSNLTAHKRIHTREKPYKCEECGKSFNWCSMLTKHKIIHTGEKPYKCEECGKAFIQLSNLTRHKRIHIGEKPYKCEECGKVFIQHSTLTKHKTIHTGEKSYKCE